TTGTCCTACACGGTAAATTTGGTCAGTCAGTTTCTTCAAGCTCCAATAAATGATCCCTTTCAAGCAGTTAAACGCATCCTTCGATATGTTAAGGGCACCATGTCCTATGGCCTATCCTTCACCCGTGGAGCTTCCTTTAATGTTCTTGGATACTCGGATACAGATTGGGCTCGCTGTATTGAGACTAGACGATCAACCTATGGCTATTCTATCTTCTTAGGTGGAAATCTCGTCTCATGGAGTGCTAAGAAACAACCAACCGTAGCTCGATCAAGTTGTGAATCAGAATATAGAGCCATGGCTAACGTAGCAGTTGAACTAATATGGCTTACTCATCTTCTATATGATCTGCATATTTCCTATCAAGCGCCAACTCTTCTTTGCAACAACAAGAGTGCAATATTCCTCTCCCAAAATCCAGTGGCTCACAAACGAGCTAAACATATTGATATTGATTACCACTTTGTTCGAGAGCTTGTTCTATCTAACAAACTGGTCACTCAATTCATTCCTTCCAATCTTCAACtagcagacatattcactaaaaGTCTGCCTCGACCATTGTTCCAGTTCTTCAGAGCCAAGCTTCACGTTGGACCGAATCCCACGCTTTGCTTGAGGGGGGATGATaggaaataatatatttgattgcAATTTACCTTATTTAGCTTCTGCATAATTGATTCTGTCATGAATAATTGATATATTCCTTCCTTATTTATAGGATCT
This sequence is a window from Vigna angularis cultivar LongXiaoDou No.4 chromosome 2, ASM1680809v1, whole genome shotgun sequence. Protein-coding genes within it:
- the LOC108327448 gene encoding uncharacterized mitochondrial protein AtMg00810-like, which translates into the protein MEQPPGFVDPRYPNHVCRLRNALYGLKQDPLAWFQRFSSFLLSVGFLGSKADPSLFVFHNTGATLHILVYVDDIILTGNNSSLIQKILARFKTEFAIKDLGRLNYFLGLEVHYTTNSVFLSQTQYAQDILSRAQMLDAKPIATLLPYDIQLTTTGDPFSDPTQYRSFVGALQYLTITRPDLSYTVNLVSQFLQAPINDPFQAVKRILRYVKGTMSYGLSFTRGASFNVLGYSDTDWARCIETRRSTYGYSIFLGGNLVSWSAKKQPTVARSSCESEYRAMANVAVELIWLTHLLYDLHISYQAPTLLCNNKSAIFLSQNPVAHKRAKHIDIDYHFVRELVLSNKLVTQFIPSNLQLADIFTKSLPRPLFQFFRAKLHVGPNPTLCLRGDDRK